In a single window of the Deltaproteobacteria bacterium HGW-Deltaproteobacteria-4 genome:
- the msrA gene encoding peptide-methionine (S)-S-oxide reductase codes for MTTKANTIAATQVATLAGGCFWGMEDLLRQQPGVIATEVGYTGGSVANATYRNHEGHAEAVRIEFDPSQTSFATLLRFFFRIHDPTTRNRQGNDIGSSYRSAIFYHDAEQQRIAEQIKAEVNASGQWQRPIVTEIVPAGPWWRAEEDHQDYLVKNPGGYTCHWVRE; via the coding sequence ACGCAGGTTGCCACCCTGGCGGGCGGCTGCTTCTGGGGGATGGAGGATCTGCTGCGCCAGCAGCCGGGGGTGATCGCCACCGAAGTCGGCTACACCGGCGGCAGCGTGGCGAACGCCACCTACCGTAACCATGAGGGGCATGCCGAGGCGGTGCGGATCGAATTCGATCCGAGCCAGACCAGCTTCGCGACGCTGCTGCGCTTCTTCTTCCGCATCCACGACCCGACGACCCGCAATCGCCAGGGGAACGATATCGGCTCCAGCTACCGCAGCGCCATCTTCTATCACGACGCCGAGCAGCAGCGGATTGCCGAGCAGATCAAGGCCGAGGTCAACGCCAGCGGCCAGTGGCAGCGGCCGATTGTGACCGAAATCGTGCCGGCCGGCCCCTGGTGGCGGGCCGAGGAGGATCATCAGGATTACCTGGTCAAGAATCCAGGCGGGTATACCTGTCACTGGGTGCGGGAGTAA